In one Ananas comosus cultivar F153 linkage group 12, ASM154086v1, whole genome shotgun sequence genomic region, the following are encoded:
- the LOC109718833 gene encoding protein MULTIPOLAR SPINDLE 1 isoform X3, translating into MAPSTPSSPSLKVALALALLRHRRHPLSPPPSSSAADPDPLLHWKRKAKDRKRELMRLREELKLLQDGVRCEDERPPIASCRCHFFDGCGDGAGGGHWIDEVLRRRFLRLVRWKERRKRVDGSIRRRSFIEFNNENEIERFGTSIEFLVELSDNIMGKGEYDSSFSTFCHQAVDFILASLKNIISSQKESELLEEMANGLIMRLMKRMCTMNDSKLSSDSQFCIQHLIRKLGNEAYFGQRILLSVSEKISIVAESFLFTDPFDDTFPGMHDSMFMMIQLVEFLILDYIKSWMSDERFDKSKHPSLPDRAFRRMGEVDSQSAQGFGTPREHERALYTLHGASRWQVGEGVGPRRYPRDARHTSIRNKNTATSEARAVNYFSAAVSSNLPISPP; encoded by the exons ATGGCTCCCTCGACCCCGAGCTCTCCCTCCCTCAAggtcgccctcgccctcgcccttctCCGCCATCGTCGccaccctctctctcctcccccctcctcctccgcagccGATCCCGATCCCCTCCTCCATTGGAAGCGCAAG GCGAAGGATCGGAAGCGGGAGCTAATGAGGCTACGGGAGGAGCTCAAGCTACTCCAAG ACGGGGTTCGTTGTGAGGACGAGCGGCCGCCGATCGCCTCGTGCCGGTGCCACTTCTTCGACGGGTGCGGAGATGGGGCCGGCGGCGGGCATTGGATTGATGAGGTTCTCCGGAGGCGGTTCCTGAGGCTGG TTCGATGGAAAGAGAGGAGGAAAAGGGTTGACGGTTCGATTCGTCGGAGAAGCTTCATAG AGTTCAATAACGAAAATGAGATAGAGCGGTTTGGCACATCAATTGAATTTCTGGTGGAGCTATCTGATAATATTATGGGGAAG ggAGAATATGATTCCTCTTTCTCTACATTCTGTCATCAagctgtagattttattttGG CCTCATTGAAGAATATAATATCATCACAAAAGGAGAGTGAGCTTCTTGAAGAGATGGCCAATGGATTGATCATGCGTCTGATGAAAAGAATGTGCACCATGAATGATAGCAAGCTGAGTTCAG ATTCCCAGTTCTGCATTCAACACTTAATTCGCAAGCTAGGGAATGAAGCATATTTTGGCCAGCGAATATTGCTTTCGGTTTCAGAAAAAATCTCCATTGTAGCTGAGAGCTTTCTCTTCACCGATCCATTTGATGATACTTTCCCTGGAATGCATGACAGCATGTTCATGAT GATTCAACTTGTGGAGTTCTTGATTTTGGACTATATAAAAAGCTGGATGAGCGATGAACGCTTCGACAAGAGTAAGCATCCATCTTTGCCTGATAG AGCTTTTCGAAGAATGGGTGAGGTCGATTCTCAAAGCGCGCAAGGATTTGGAACTCCTCGAGAACATGAACGGGCTCTATACACTCTACATGGAGCGAGCCGTTGGCAAGTTGGCGAAGGAGTTGGGCCCCGTCGCTACCCAAGGGATGCTCGACATACAA GTATCCGCAATAAAAACACTGCTACAAGCGAAGCCAGAGCAGTCAATTATTTTTCTGCAGCTGTCTCCTCTAATTTGCCCATCAGCCCTCCATAG
- the LOC109718833 gene encoding protein MULTIPOLAR SPINDLE 1 isoform X1 — MAPSTPSSPSLKVALALALLRHRRHPLSPPPSSSAADPDPLLHWKRKAKDRKRELMRLREELKLLQDGVRCEDERPPIASCRCHFFDGCGDGAGGGHWIDEVLRRRFLRLVRWKERRKRVDGSIRRRSFIEFNNENEIERFGTSIEFLVELSDNIMGKGEYDSSFSTFCHQAVDFILASLKNIISSQKESELLEEMANGLIMRLMKRMCTMNDSKLSSDSFSDSQFCIQHLIRKLGNEAYFGQRILLSVSEKISIVAESFLFTDPFDDTFPGMHDSMFMMIQLVEFLILDYIKSWMSDERFDKSKHPSLPDRAFRRMGEVDSQSAQGFGTPREHERALYTLHGASRWQVGEGVGPRRYPRDARHTSIRNKNTATSEARAVNYFSAAVSSNLPISPP, encoded by the exons ATGGCTCCCTCGACCCCGAGCTCTCCCTCCCTCAAggtcgccctcgccctcgcccttctCCGCCATCGTCGccaccctctctctcctcccccctcctcctccgcagccGATCCCGATCCCCTCCTCCATTGGAAGCGCAAG GCGAAGGATCGGAAGCGGGAGCTAATGAGGCTACGGGAGGAGCTCAAGCTACTCCAAG ACGGGGTTCGTTGTGAGGACGAGCGGCCGCCGATCGCCTCGTGCCGGTGCCACTTCTTCGACGGGTGCGGAGATGGGGCCGGCGGCGGGCATTGGATTGATGAGGTTCTCCGGAGGCGGTTCCTGAGGCTGG TTCGATGGAAAGAGAGGAGGAAAAGGGTTGACGGTTCGATTCGTCGGAGAAGCTTCATAG AGTTCAATAACGAAAATGAGATAGAGCGGTTTGGCACATCAATTGAATTTCTGGTGGAGCTATCTGATAATATTATGGGGAAG ggAGAATATGATTCCTCTTTCTCTACATTCTGTCATCAagctgtagattttattttGG CCTCATTGAAGAATATAATATCATCACAAAAGGAGAGTGAGCTTCTTGAAGAGATGGCCAATGGATTGATCATGCGTCTGATGAAAAGAATGTGCACCATGAATGATAGCAAGCTGAGTTCAG ATTCTTTTTCAGATTCCCAGTTCTGCATTCAACACTTAATTCGCAAGCTAGGGAATGAAGCATATTTTGGCCAGCGAATATTGCTTTCGGTTTCAGAAAAAATCTCCATTGTAGCTGAGAGCTTTCTCTTCACCGATCCATTTGATGATACTTTCCCTGGAATGCATGACAGCATGTTCATGAT GATTCAACTTGTGGAGTTCTTGATTTTGGACTATATAAAAAGCTGGATGAGCGATGAACGCTTCGACAAGAGTAAGCATCCATCTTTGCCTGATAG AGCTTTTCGAAGAATGGGTGAGGTCGATTCTCAAAGCGCGCAAGGATTTGGAACTCCTCGAGAACATGAACGGGCTCTATACACTCTACATGGAGCGAGCCGTTGGCAAGTTGGCGAAGGAGTTGGGCCCCGTCGCTACCCAAGGGATGCTCGACATACAA GTATCCGCAATAAAAACACTGCTACAAGCGAAGCCAGAGCAGTCAATTATTTTTCTGCAGCTGTCTCCTCTAATTTGCCCATCAGCCCTCCATAG
- the LOC109718833 gene encoding protein MULTIPOLAR SPINDLE 1 isoform X5, with protein MAPSTPSSPSLKVALALALLRHRRHPLSPPPSSSAADPDPLLHWKRKAKDRKRELMRLREELKLLQVRWKERRKRVDGSIRRRSFIEFNNENEIERFGTSIEFLVELSDNIMGKGEYDSSFSTFCHQAVDFILASLKNIISSQKESELLEEMANGLIMRLMKRMCTMNDSKLSSDSFSDSQFCIQHLIRKLGNEAYFGQRILLSVSEKISIVAESFLFTDPFDDTFPGMHDSMFMMIQLVEFLILDYIKSWMSDERFDKSKHPSLPDRAFRRMGEVDSQSAQGFGTPREHERALYTLHGASRWQVGEGVGPRRYPRDARHTSIRNKNTATSEARAVNYFSAAVSSNLPISPP; from the exons ATGGCTCCCTCGACCCCGAGCTCTCCCTCCCTCAAggtcgccctcgccctcgcccttctCCGCCATCGTCGccaccctctctctcctcccccctcctcctccgcagccGATCCCGATCCCCTCCTCCATTGGAAGCGCAAG GCGAAGGATCGGAAGCGGGAGCTAATGAGGCTACGGGAGGAGCTCAAGCTACTCCAAG TTCGATGGAAAGAGAGGAGGAAAAGGGTTGACGGTTCGATTCGTCGGAGAAGCTTCATAG AGTTCAATAACGAAAATGAGATAGAGCGGTTTGGCACATCAATTGAATTTCTGGTGGAGCTATCTGATAATATTATGGGGAAG ggAGAATATGATTCCTCTTTCTCTACATTCTGTCATCAagctgtagattttattttGG CCTCATTGAAGAATATAATATCATCACAAAAGGAGAGTGAGCTTCTTGAAGAGATGGCCAATGGATTGATCATGCGTCTGATGAAAAGAATGTGCACCATGAATGATAGCAAGCTGAGTTCAG ATTCTTTTTCAGATTCCCAGTTCTGCATTCAACACTTAATTCGCAAGCTAGGGAATGAAGCATATTTTGGCCAGCGAATATTGCTTTCGGTTTCAGAAAAAATCTCCATTGTAGCTGAGAGCTTTCTCTTCACCGATCCATTTGATGATACTTTCCCTGGAATGCATGACAGCATGTTCATGAT GATTCAACTTGTGGAGTTCTTGATTTTGGACTATATAAAAAGCTGGATGAGCGATGAACGCTTCGACAAGAGTAAGCATCCATCTTTGCCTGATAG AGCTTTTCGAAGAATGGGTGAGGTCGATTCTCAAAGCGCGCAAGGATTTGGAACTCCTCGAGAACATGAACGGGCTCTATACACTCTACATGGAGCGAGCCGTTGGCAAGTTGGCGAAGGAGTTGGGCCCCGTCGCTACCCAAGGGATGCTCGACATACAA GTATCCGCAATAAAAACACTGCTACAAGCGAAGCCAGAGCAGTCAATTATTTTTCTGCAGCTGTCTCCTCTAATTTGCCCATCAGCCCTCCATAG
- the LOC109718833 gene encoding protein MULTIPOLAR SPINDLE 1 isoform X4, which produces MAPSTPSSPSLKVALALALLRHRRHPLSPPPSSSAADPDPLLHWKRKAKDRKRELMRLREELKLLQDGVRCEDERPPIASCRCHFFDGCGDGAGGGHWIDEVLRRRFLRLVRWKERRKRVDGSIRRRSFIEFNNENEIERFGTSIEFLVELSDNIMGKGEYDSSFSTFCHQAVDFILASLKNIISSQKESELLEEMANGLIMRLMKRMCTMNDSKLSSDSFSDSQFCIQHLIRKLGNEAYFGQRILLSVSEKISIVAESFLFTDPFDDTFPGMHDSMFMMIQLVEFLILDYIKSWMSDERFDKSKHPSLPDRAFRRMGEVDSQSAQGFGTPREHERALYTLHGASRWQVGEGVGPRRYPRDARHTSSF; this is translated from the exons ATGGCTCCCTCGACCCCGAGCTCTCCCTCCCTCAAggtcgccctcgccctcgcccttctCCGCCATCGTCGccaccctctctctcctcccccctcctcctccgcagccGATCCCGATCCCCTCCTCCATTGGAAGCGCAAG GCGAAGGATCGGAAGCGGGAGCTAATGAGGCTACGGGAGGAGCTCAAGCTACTCCAAG ACGGGGTTCGTTGTGAGGACGAGCGGCCGCCGATCGCCTCGTGCCGGTGCCACTTCTTCGACGGGTGCGGAGATGGGGCCGGCGGCGGGCATTGGATTGATGAGGTTCTCCGGAGGCGGTTCCTGAGGCTGG TTCGATGGAAAGAGAGGAGGAAAAGGGTTGACGGTTCGATTCGTCGGAGAAGCTTCATAG AGTTCAATAACGAAAATGAGATAGAGCGGTTTGGCACATCAATTGAATTTCTGGTGGAGCTATCTGATAATATTATGGGGAAG ggAGAATATGATTCCTCTTTCTCTACATTCTGTCATCAagctgtagattttattttGG CCTCATTGAAGAATATAATATCATCACAAAAGGAGAGTGAGCTTCTTGAAGAGATGGCCAATGGATTGATCATGCGTCTGATGAAAAGAATGTGCACCATGAATGATAGCAAGCTGAGTTCAG ATTCTTTTTCAGATTCCCAGTTCTGCATTCAACACTTAATTCGCAAGCTAGGGAATGAAGCATATTTTGGCCAGCGAATATTGCTTTCGGTTTCAGAAAAAATCTCCATTGTAGCTGAGAGCTTTCTCTTCACCGATCCATTTGATGATACTTTCCCTGGAATGCATGACAGCATGTTCATGAT GATTCAACTTGTGGAGTTCTTGATTTTGGACTATATAAAAAGCTGGATGAGCGATGAACGCTTCGACAAGAGTAAGCATCCATCTTTGCCTGATAG AGCTTTTCGAAGAATGGGTGAGGTCGATTCTCAAAGCGCGCAAGGATTTGGAACTCCTCGAGAACATGAACGGGCTCTATACACTCTACATGGAGCGAGCCGTTGGCAAGTTGGCGAAGGAGTTGGGCCCCGTCGCTACCCAAGGGATGCTCGACATACAAGTTCTTTCTAA
- the LOC109718833 gene encoding protein MULTIPOLAR SPINDLE 1 isoform X2 has protein sequence MAPSTPSSPSLKVALALALLRHRRHPLSPPPSSSAADPDPLLHWKRKAKDRKRELMRLREELKLLQDGVRCEDERPPIASCRCHFFDGCGDGAGGGHWIDEVLRRRFLRLVRWKERRKRVDGSIRRRSFIEFNNENEIERFGTSIEFLVELSDNIMGKGEYDSSFSTFCHQAVDFILASLKNIISSQKESELLEEMANGLIMRLMKRMCTMNDSKLSSDSFSDSQFCIQHLIRKLGNEAYFGQRILLSVSEKISIVAESFLFTDPFDDTFPGMHDSMFMMIQLVEFLILDYIKSWMSDERFDKKLFEEWVRSILKARKDLELLENMNGLYTLYMERAVGKLAKELGPVATQGMLDIQVSAIKTLLQAKPEQSIIFLQLSPLICPSALHRQKPS, from the exons ATGGCTCCCTCGACCCCGAGCTCTCCCTCCCTCAAggtcgccctcgccctcgcccttctCCGCCATCGTCGccaccctctctctcctcccccctcctcctccgcagccGATCCCGATCCCCTCCTCCATTGGAAGCGCAAG GCGAAGGATCGGAAGCGGGAGCTAATGAGGCTACGGGAGGAGCTCAAGCTACTCCAAG ACGGGGTTCGTTGTGAGGACGAGCGGCCGCCGATCGCCTCGTGCCGGTGCCACTTCTTCGACGGGTGCGGAGATGGGGCCGGCGGCGGGCATTGGATTGATGAGGTTCTCCGGAGGCGGTTCCTGAGGCTGG TTCGATGGAAAGAGAGGAGGAAAAGGGTTGACGGTTCGATTCGTCGGAGAAGCTTCATAG AGTTCAATAACGAAAATGAGATAGAGCGGTTTGGCACATCAATTGAATTTCTGGTGGAGCTATCTGATAATATTATGGGGAAG ggAGAATATGATTCCTCTTTCTCTACATTCTGTCATCAagctgtagattttattttGG CCTCATTGAAGAATATAATATCATCACAAAAGGAGAGTGAGCTTCTTGAAGAGATGGCCAATGGATTGATCATGCGTCTGATGAAAAGAATGTGCACCATGAATGATAGCAAGCTGAGTTCAG ATTCTTTTTCAGATTCCCAGTTCTGCATTCAACACTTAATTCGCAAGCTAGGGAATGAAGCATATTTTGGCCAGCGAATATTGCTTTCGGTTTCAGAAAAAATCTCCATTGTAGCTGAGAGCTTTCTCTTCACCGATCCATTTGATGATACTTTCCCTGGAATGCATGACAGCATGTTCATGAT GATTCAACTTGTGGAGTTCTTGATTTTGGACTATATAAAAAGCTGGATGAGCGATGAACGCTTCGACAAGA AGCTTTTCGAAGAATGGGTGAGGTCGATTCTCAAAGCGCGCAAGGATTTGGAACTCCTCGAGAACATGAACGGGCTCTATACACTCTACATGGAGCGAGCCGTTGGCAAGTTGGCGAAGGAGTTGGGCCCCGTCGCTACCCAAGGGATGCTCGACATACAA GTATCCGCAATAAAAACACTGCTACAAGCGAAGCCAGAGCAGTCAATTATTTTTCTGCAGCTGTCTCCTCTAATTTGCCCATCAGCCCTCCATAGACAAAAGCCCTCCTAG